The genomic region GCGGACCCGCCATCCTTTGAAGCGGTGCGTTCGGGGTTCACGCCGTCCGAGGCGCTGCTCCTCGACCGGAACGGGGTGCCGATCGATTCGATCCGGATCGACTCCCGCGGCCGCAGGTTGTCCTGGGTTTGCCTCGACGCCATCTCCCCTGCGATGGTCCGGGCGATCCTCGCCTCCGAGGATCGGCGGTTCATGCGGCATCACGGGGTGGACTGGCGGGCGCTCGCGTCGGCGGCGGCCGGCAATCTCCTGCGGGGCGGGCGGCGCGGCGCCTCGACGATATCGATGCAGCTCGCCGGGATGCTCGACGGAGGCCGGGGGAGGGGCGTCTCCGGTCGCCGAAAGCTCCCCGGGAAGGTCGCCCAGCTGCGTCGGGCGGTCGCGCTGGAGCGCCGCTGGAGCAAGGGACAGATTCTCGAGGCGTACCTGAACCTCGTCACTTTCCGGGGGGAGCTGCAGGGGATCGACGCGGCGGCCCGCGGGCTATTCCACAAGGCGCCGGGCGGGCTGACCGGGCCGGAGTCGATCGTCCTGTCGGTGCTCGTCCGCTCGCCCAACGCGCTTCCGCCGCGCGTCGGAAGGCGCGCGGCCGTCCTGGCGCGGGCGATGGGCGGGACGGTTTCCGAAGCGGAAGCGACCCGCCTGGCCGTCGAGACGCTGTCGGTCCCGTACGCGATCGACCAGGGGCCGTCGCTCGCCCCGCTCGTCGCCCGGCAACTGCTGACGCTCGGCGGCCAGCGCGTCGCCTGCACCCTCGACGCGGCGCTCCAGCGCTTCGCTTCCGAGTCGCTCGCGCGCCAGCTGGCGTCGCTCGGCGGGCAGAACGTGACCGACGGCGCGGTCCTCATAGCCGACAATCGGACCGGGGAGATTTTGGCCTACGTGGCCAACGGCGGGACGCTCTCCTCGGCGATCTGCGTCGACGGGGTCGCCGCGCGCCGGCAGGCCGGTTCGACGCTCAAGCCGTTCCTCTACGGGCTGGCGATCGAGCGCCGCATCCTGACCGCGGCCTCGTTGCTCGACGATTCCCCCCTAGACGTCCAGACGGCTTCCGGCACCTATCGCCCGCAGAACTACGACCGGACGTTCCGGGGGGCGGTCTCCGTCCGCACCGCGCTGGCCTCCTCCCTCAACGTGCCCGCCGTCCGCACGATCAGGATCGCGGGGGAGGACGACTTCGCCCGGCGGCTTCGCGCCCTCGGATTCTCGGCCATCGACGACAGGGGCGATTATGGCGCCTCGCTGGCGCTCGGCTCCGCCGACGTCACGCTGCTGGAGCTCGTCAACGCCTTCCGGACGCTTGCGAACGTGGGGATGGGCGGGCCGCTGTCGCTCCTGCCCGGGGCGAAGCCGGGGGAACGATCCCGGAAGATGTCGAGGGAATCAGCCTTCATCGTCTCGGACATCCTGGCGGACCGGGGCGCGCGGGCCGAGGCGTTCGGGCTCGACAATCCGCTCGGGACCCCGTTCCGGGCCTCGGCCAAGACCGGCACCAGCAAGGACATGCGCGACAACTGGTGCATCGGCTTCACGAGCCGCTACACCGCGGGCGTGTGGGTCGGCAATTTCAACGGAGCCCCGATGTGGAACGTCTCGGGCGTGTCGGGCGCCGCGCCGGTCTGGCGGGAGGTGATGACTTATCTGCACGAGGGGAGTCCGCCCGCGAACGTGAAGGCGCCTCCCGGTGTCCTGACGGCGCGGGTCGATTTCCCGGAAGAAGTCGAGCCCGGCCGCGAGGAGTGGTTCGTCGCGGGAACGGAGCCGTCCGCCGAGGCCGCCCCCGCAAGAGCCAAGCTGCCTTCCCGGATCGCGTATCCCGCGGAGGGGACGGTCGTCGCCCTCGATCCCGACATCCCGGATGCGCGCCAGCGGATCTTCTTCCAGGCGCGCGACCCGTCGCCTGGGGACGCCTGGCGCCTGGACGGCCTTCCCGCGGGGCGGGCCGACGCGCCCTCGCCGTGGGCCCCCGAGGCGGGGATCCACACGCTCGAGCTGGTAACGGCCGAGGGACGTCCGGCCCACGCCGTGCGATTCTCGGTCCGGGGGCGCCCGCGGGCGACGGCACCTCCCGACAGATTTCCGGAAAAAGAGACATCCCATGAAACTTCCGGTCATGGGGGTCATCTTTAGGCGATCGGAACAGGCGTCGTGCCGTGAACCTTGCAGTACCTCCGGAGGTGCCAAGTCATGAGCCAGCTCGAACTG from Candidatus Deferrimicrobiaceae bacterium harbors:
- the pbpC gene encoding penicillin-binding protein 1C, with the translated sequence MSARWSRFARILVAIFAAAGIVVPAAGWWLTTGGADPPSFEAVRSGFTPSEALLLDRNGVPIDSIRIDSRGRRLSWVCLDAISPAMVRAILASEDRRFMRHHGVDWRALASAAAGNLLRGGRRGASTISMQLAGMLDGGRGRGVSGRRKLPGKVAQLRRAVALERRWSKGQILEAYLNLVTFRGELQGIDAAARGLFHKAPGGLTGPESIVLSVLVRSPNALPPRVGRRAAVLARAMGGTVSEAEATRLAVETLSVPYAIDQGPSLAPLVARQLLTLGGQRVACTLDAALQRFASESLARQLASLGGQNVTDGAVLIADNRTGEILAYVANGGTLSSAICVDGVAARRQAGSTLKPFLYGLAIERRILTAASLLDDSPLDVQTASGTYRPQNYDRTFRGAVSVRTALASSLNVPAVRTIRIAGEDDFARRLRALGFSAIDDRGDYGASLALGSADVTLLELVNAFRTLANVGMGGPLSLLPGAKPGERSRKMSRESAFIVSDILADRGARAEAFGLDNPLGTPFRASAKTGTSKDMRDNWCIGFTSRYTAGVWVGNFNGAPMWNVSGVSGAAPVWREVMTYLHEGSPPANVKAPPGVLTARVDFPEEVEPGREEWFVAGTEPSAEAAPARAKLPSRIAYPAEGTVVALDPDIPDARQRIFFQARDPSPGDAWRLDGLPAGRADAPSPWAPEAGIHTLELVTAEGRPAHAVRFSVRGRPRATAPPDRFPEKETSHETSGHGGHL